A genomic region of Rheinheimera sp. MMS21-TC3 contains the following coding sequences:
- the umuC gene encoding translesion error-prone DNA polymerase V subunit UmuC, whose product MNTKVFALVDCNNFYASCEKLFRPDLVNTPVVVLSNNDGCVVARSKEAKKLGIKTGVPLFKVRHLIQKYGIKVFSSNYALYADISQRVMNSLQYLAPRVEVYSIDEAFLDLTGVIYKSDLTEFGLLVRHTIKKNIGITVCVGIAPTKTLAKLANHAAKMWHKTGGVVDLTSKERQRKLMALLPVNEVWGIGRKLTKRLQQLGITTALQLADSDAKFIREHFSVVVARTVSELNGVSCIALEEIAPTKQQIISSRSFGERITDKQQMREAISEYISRACTKLRQEQQQAKHLTLFLHTSHFSDTEPAYSASKSTALTRPSSDTRLFLASAMTLLDGLWVNGYRYAKAGVMLADFYDPDVYQAGLFDDAVRPQESTQKLMQLIDTLNAKQPKTIWFASQGTKQDWSMKRELLSPAYTTNWLELPVVK is encoded by the coding sequence ATGAATACTAAGGTCTTTGCGCTGGTAGATTGTAATAATTTCTATGCTAGCTGCGAAAAGTTATTTCGGCCTGATTTAGTTAATACGCCAGTAGTAGTGTTATCTAATAACGATGGCTGCGTGGTTGCTCGCTCTAAAGAAGCTAAAAAACTTGGCATTAAAACGGGTGTGCCCTTGTTTAAGGTGCGTCATTTGATACAAAAATATGGTATCAAAGTCTTTTCCTCTAACTATGCTTTATACGCTGATATATCGCAGCGGGTAATGAATAGCTTGCAATATTTAGCGCCCAGAGTCGAAGTCTATTCTATTGATGAAGCCTTTTTAGATTTAACCGGAGTTATTTATAAATCTGATCTTACTGAGTTTGGTTTATTGGTGCGTCACACTATTAAAAAAAACATTGGTATAACGGTTTGTGTGGGTATAGCACCCACTAAAACCTTAGCTAAATTAGCTAACCATGCTGCTAAAATGTGGCATAAAACCGGCGGTGTGGTCGACTTAACCAGTAAAGAGCGACAGCGTAAGCTTATGGCACTATTGCCAGTAAATGAGGTATGGGGAATTGGCCGTAAACTCACTAAGCGTTTACAGCAACTAGGTATTACTACGGCACTGCAGTTGGCCGATAGCGATGCTAAATTTATTCGTGAGCACTTCTCTGTTGTCGTTGCACGCACGGTTAGTGAGCTTAATGGTGTGTCTTGCATTGCACTAGAAGAGATCGCTCCTACTAAACAGCAGATTATTAGTAGCCGATCTTTTGGCGAGCGCATAACCGATAAACAGCAAATGCGTGAGGCCATTAGTGAATACATTAGCCGGGCTTGCACTAAGTTGCGCCAAGAGCAACAACAGGCTAAGCATCTTACCTTGTTTTTGCATACCAGCCATTTTAGTGATACAGAGCCGGCTTACAGTGCGAGTAAAAGCACTGCGCTAACTAGGCCCAGCAGTGATACTCGGCTTTTTTTGGCCAGTGCAATGACACTGCTTGATGGGCTATGGGTAAATGGTTATCGCTATGCTAAAGCGGGCGTAATGCTTGCCGACTTTTATGATCCTGATGTATATCAGGCAGGCTTATTTGATGATGCAGTTAGGCCACAAGAATCAACGCAGAAACTGATGCAACTAATAGATACATTAAATGCTAAGCAGCCCAAAACAATTTGGTTTGCCAGTCAAGGCACTAAGCAAGACTGGTCGATGAAACGTGAGCTATTATCACCGGCCTATACAACAAACTGGTTAGAACTACCTGTGGTTAAATAA
- the umuD gene encoding translesion error-prone DNA polymerase V autoproteolytic subunit has product MSVTLIGNADFWPKQPMPFFCDPVQAGFPSPAQDYIERTIDLNELCIRHPNSTFFVRVQGNSMMDAGIFDADVLVVDRSIDAEHGDIVVAAIAGEFTVKELCTQPKLQLLPRNPAFNAIQFSDGDELNIFGVVTNVIRQIKRK; this is encoded by the coding sequence ATGTCAGTAACACTTATTGGTAATGCCGATTTTTGGCCCAAGCAGCCTATGCCTTTTTTTTGTGATCCGGTACAGGCGGGGTTCCCCTCACCTGCGCAAGATTATATTGAGCGAACCATAGATTTAAATGAGTTATGTATTCGTCATCCTAATTCAACTTTTTTTGTAAGGGTGCAAGGTAATTCTATGATGGATGCAGGTATTTTTGATGCCGATGTCTTAGTGGTAGACCGCTCAATTGATGCTGAACATGGTGATATTGTCGTTGCTGCTATTGCTGGCGAGTTTACCGTTAAAGAGCTTTGTACCCAGCCTAAATTGCAGTTATTACCCCGTAACCCAGCTTTTAATGCTATTCAGTTTAGTGATGGCGATGAGCTAAATATTTTTGGTGTGGTAACCAATGTTATTAGGCAAATAAAACGCAAATGA
- a CDS encoding DUF3693 domain-containing protein has protein sequence MILLNLLSSLETRKEIKMFSAGLIEELKKVKGFTKDVQAAEEIPNLTRANISHIKSGSRNLTEEQALYIAEQCNLNKEWVLVNLAEEVSRSPEAKKVWHEFAKKLSKSVTAAALALIVIFSGLEAKHEPSALST, from the coding sequence ATGATCCTTTTAAATCTGCTGTCAAGCTTGGAAACAAGAAAGGAGATAAAAATGTTTAGCGCTGGACTAATCGAAGAACTAAAAAAAGTTAAAGGCTTTACTAAAGACGTTCAAGCAGCGGAAGAAATACCGAATTTAACAAGGGCAAACATAAGCCATATTAAATCTGGTAGTAGAAACCTAACGGAAGAGCAAGCGCTATATATTGCAGAGCAATGCAATTTAAATAAAGAATGGGTTCTGGTAAACCTAGCCGAAGAAGTATCAAGATCACCAGAAGCAAAAAAAGTTTGGCATGAGTTCGCAAAAAAGCTTAGTAAGTCAGTAACAGCCGCAGCACTGGCTTTAATTGTTATATTTAGCGGCTTGGAAGCTAAACACGAGCCAAGTGCTTTAAGCACATAG
- a CDS encoding phage/plasmid replication protein encodes MSHLSTGLTTTNWFIDKLNVWQTHSDTLPFLGKTGAIDFDLFTGETDDVLKIKGKYPVMSSFSTSVRVHCNGSRVYVEGNPSRFGRMENLLGFETFEECIAVYNKILDHVGLPHFTTGRFEFLQGKENEAQRKLYTGAHFSHVDITKNHSVGAENCYQFLRALSSLSLPNGKHPFLYPNGATVDFSSSKSGRGSSWDYTKFYIKHVDLIDKQKSNVKGGSSDDIEYYEKVIQHCKNAGIIREEHSFKSKKLTRYDLQYYGFVDINRLVNHKTLTTLEKLTQTLEVATMDYTTIADQLLANGVCGSRQSANASQSWAMSWMHNPHFHQVTPKNNNFYVHKKRLLTLGLDISIPFRTDRNVLPMIKNQREITRRDHNYNPNWYRAPTTNNLILLTA; translated from the coding sequence ATGTCTCATTTATCAACTGGATTAACTACTACAAATTGGTTCATTGATAAATTAAACGTTTGGCAAACTCATTCAGATACTTTGCCATTTTTGGGTAAAACTGGCGCAATAGATTTTGACCTGTTCACAGGTGAAACTGATGATGTATTAAAAATTAAGGGTAAATACCCTGTCATGTCGTCTTTTAGTACGTCCGTTCGCGTCCATTGTAATGGCTCTCGTGTATATGTTGAGGGTAACCCTTCACGCTTTGGCCGCATGGAAAACCTACTAGGTTTTGAAACATTTGAAGAGTGTATCGCTGTATATAATAAAATTTTAGATCACGTTGGGCTTCCCCACTTCACAACTGGCCGCTTTGAATTTTTACAGGGTAAAGAAAATGAAGCACAACGCAAACTTTATACCGGCGCACATTTTAGTCATGTTGATATTACGAAAAATCATTCTGTTGGGGCTGAGAATTGCTATCAATTTCTCAGGGCGCTTTCTTCGCTTAGCTTACCTAATGGTAAGCACCCTTTTTTATACCCGAACGGGGCTACTGTTGATTTTAGTAGTTCTAAGTCTGGCCGTGGTAGCAGCTGGGATTATACAAAGTTTTATATTAAACATGTCGATTTAATCGATAAGCAAAAATCTAATGTTAAAGGGGGTTCATCAGACGATATTGAATATTATGAAAAAGTAATTCAACACTGTAAAAATGCCGGAATTATACGAGAAGAGCACTCATTCAAATCTAAAAAACTTACCCGATATGATCTCCAGTACTACGGCTTTGTAGATATTAACCGTTTAGTAAATCATAAAACTTTAACAACACTTGAAAAGCTTACACAAACTTTAGAGGTGGCTACCATGGATTATACAACCATTGCAGACCAGCTTTTAGCTAATGGCGTTTGCGGCTCTCGTCAATCCGCTAATGCTTCGCAGTCTTGGGCTATGAGCTGGATGCACAATCCGCATTTTCACCAAGTAACACCTAAAAACAATAATTTTTATGTTCATAAAAAACGCTTGCTAACGCTTGGCTTAGATATATCTATTCCTTTCAGAACTGATAGAAACGTTTTACCAATGATTAAAAATCAGCGTGAAATTACGAGAAGGGATCACAATTACAACCCTAATTGGTATCGCGCCCCGACTACAAACAATTTAATTTTATTAACTGCTTAA
- a CDS encoding virulence factor TspB C-terminal domain-related protein: protein MQKALLLALIFGAFLFSLQINAQEIEPDPYVPTPLDCKSGETWLPSLQACGIVAPEQSCDIVSIRASYPLPAASYPTLESYHSAVLNLNNTTPPPNCSGLAVDGSRTQSVSKTVTSNLTTNCPSPLPPDGGIVTVIENVIYTTTYTRLKATRNMIGRDDKGNAIYSCDITPAPDQVSTESTTHPVDYIASEEIECPITHPNGPSSAAPPYDLNQWCYRIPTQECDTETGLCDEECEKDDFGNCIVPPEDCFLTGSGSEVCYADPNEKCDVESVNGEPVYSNCESGCGFVGENLDNFICADKPDLPSLDDCIITTNGYACPSDIPEPNDDITDPDKPNSDMKKRDFKDVLIGVETRQDATNKLLSEQIKRDQDNTNKLAGKLDIGNKALKGIEDNTGSAAKSLREGLYGDALEIDDGTGSLLSDLGLTGDESITDLEKGTVSLSDYRDQFTWSAGSSTCPAPRSMNILYKNFTIDWQPYCDAFTVIGYLIKAGALFLSGFIAFGVRK, encoded by the coding sequence ATGCAAAAAGCCCTGTTATTAGCCCTGATATTCGGGGCTTTTTTATTTTCATTACAAATAAATGCACAAGAAATAGAACCTGATCCTTATGTTCCAACGCCATTGGATTGTAAATCTGGTGAAACATGGCTGCCTTCATTACAGGCTTGCGGAATTGTAGCGCCTGAGCAAAGTTGCGATATAGTTAGTATTCGCGCTTCTTATCCGTTGCCAGCGGCATCTTATCCAACGTTAGAATCATATCATTCAGCAGTATTAAATCTAAATAATACTACTCCTCCTCCGAATTGCTCAGGTTTAGCTGTTGATGGTTCCAGAACTCAATCTGTATCAAAAACTGTTACGTCTAATTTAACTACTAATTGTCCATCACCTCTCCCACCTGACGGTGGAATTGTTACAGTAATTGAAAATGTAATTTATACAACAACGTACACTAGATTAAAAGCAACTCGCAATATGATTGGTCGTGATGACAAAGGTAATGCTATTTATTCTTGTGACATTACTCCAGCACCAGATCAAGTTTCTACAGAATCAACTACTCACCCAGTTGATTATATAGCAAGTGAAGAGATCGAATGCCCTATAACTCATCCAAACGGCCCATCATCAGCAGCCCCACCTTATGATCTTAACCAGTGGTGTTACCGCATACCTACTCAAGAATGCGACACTGAAACTGGCCTATGTGATGAAGAATGTGAAAAAGATGATTTTGGTAATTGTATTGTCCCTCCTGAAGATTGTTTTTTAACTGGTTCTGGTTCAGAAGTTTGTTATGCAGACCCTAATGAAAAATGTGATGTTGAATCAGTTAATGGTGAGCCTGTTTATTCTAATTGTGAAAGCGGCTGCGGTTTTGTTGGTGAAAATCTAGATAATTTTATCTGTGCTGACAAACCAGACTTGCCGAGCTTAGATGATTGCATAATTACAACAAACGGCTATGCCTGCCCCTCTGATATTCCTGAACCTAATGATGATATTACCGATCCTGATAAGCCAAACTCTGATATGAAAAAAAGAGATTTCAAAGACGTTTTAATCGGTGTAGAAACTAGGCAAGACGCAACTAATAAGCTCTTATCCGAACAAATAAAACGTGATCAAGACAACACAAACAAGCTTGCTGGAAAGTTAGATATTGGCAATAAAGCATTAAAAGGTATTGAAGATAACACAGGCTCGGCTGCTAAATCATTACGTGAAGGGCTTTACGGTGATGCGTTAGAAATTGATGATGGTACAGGCTCTTTATTATCTGATTTAGGTTTAACTGGTGATGAATCAATAACTGATTTAGAAAAAGGCACTGTTTCATTGAGTGATTACCGCGACCAATTCACTTGGTCTGCTGGTTCTTCAACTTGCCCCGCCCCTCGCTCGATGAATATTTTATATAAGAATTTTACTATTGATTGGCAACCATACTGCGATGCTTTTACCGTTATTGGTTATCTAATTAAAGCAGGTGCTTTATTTTTATCAGGTTTCATAGCTTTTGGAGTGCGTAAATAA
- a CDS encoding DUF2523 domain-containing protein translates to MPLIAWLGAALSTLFLSWRVWIIAFLATSLGPYIINLLVGAGVGYVTYELGTFALDQVFNEVKSALSGVSADLLTFVSIAKIDEAMSILFGGLAARLALSGFSSVTSAGKRRAPTLGSDG, encoded by the coding sequence ATGCCGTTAATTGCATGGCTTGGTGCTGCCTTAAGTACTTTATTTTTAAGCTGGAGAGTCTGGATTATTGCTTTTTTAGCAACTTCTTTAGGCCCTTATATTATCAATTTATTAGTTGGTGCTGGTGTGGGCTATGTCACCTATGAATTAGGTACTTTTGCATTAGACCAAGTATTTAATGAGGTTAAATCTGCATTATCTGGTGTTTCAGCCGATTTATTAACCTTTGTTTCAATAGCAAAAATTGATGAAGCTATGTCGATATTATTTGGCGGTTTAGCTGCTCGGCTTGCCTTATCTGGTTTTTCTTCTGTTACATCTGCTGGTAAAAGACGTGCCCCAACTTTAGGGAGTGACGGCTAA
- a CDS encoding zonular occludens toxin domain-containing protein, translating into MLYLRTGLPGASKTLNTLKEICHDKHSQGREIFYNNIKLLMLDFEVCNSFAGWFYGCYFPSIGEKLKKPIQKTLLEIHQEGELASLDTFPHLRYLFDAWLENKGDVELWLYWVRRVYPERARKKLELYLQLAEKEHINVDSLKQFNLDFRHFSEPALWFELPRNSIIIIDECQQTFPPRPVGAKVPRHCSEFETHRHKGWDIHLVTQDAKLMDNHVRRLTGCHVHYFNPFKSSRVTRYQADKVFDQDDYFQKKNTISSIIKRDKDFYGLYWSADAHTHKLVIPKKLLFAIPLPFLVVFLAWRVVNGSWSSNEVQEPLSVNHVQQNSNSQNSQPTKTDFVLPDIKPHSLLSADTPIGQLCDELIYAGFELKKDKYGRYSSVHFFSCELPYDEKESKNDDEFIKPSLIVDGHYLNHLGFDFQFLNRMPILTYNGTQYIFPRY; encoded by the coding sequence ATGCTTTATTTAAGAACGGGCTTGCCTGGTGCAAGTAAAACCCTAAATACACTTAAAGAAATTTGCCATGATAAACATTCCCAGGGACGAGAGATATTTTATAATAATATCAAGTTACTGATGCTTGATTTTGAGGTTTGTAATAGCTTTGCTGGTTGGTTTTATGGCTGTTATTTTCCATCTATAGGTGAAAAGCTTAAAAAACCAATTCAAAAAACCTTGCTTGAAATACATCAGGAGGGCGAATTGGCTTCTTTAGATACTTTCCCTCATTTAAGGTATTTATTTGATGCTTGGCTTGAAAATAAAGGTGATGTTGAATTATGGCTGTATTGGGTTAGGCGCGTTTATCCAGAGCGAGCCAGAAAAAAATTAGAACTCTATTTACAGTTGGCCGAAAAAGAGCACATTAATGTTGATTCACTAAAGCAATTTAATTTAGATTTTAGACATTTTTCTGAGCCTGCTCTGTGGTTTGAGTTACCACGCAATAGCATAATCATTATTGATGAATGTCAGCAAACTTTCCCGCCTCGCCCCGTTGGGGCTAAAGTACCTCGGCATTGTTCAGAGTTTGAAACGCATAGACATAAAGGCTGGGACATTCATTTAGTAACGCAAGATGCTAAGCTTATGGATAACCACGTTAGGCGGCTTACTGGTTGTCATGTTCATTACTTTAACCCGTTTAAATCTAGCCGTGTTACTCGTTATCAAGCTGATAAAGTATTCGATCAAGACGATTATTTTCAGAAAAAAAACACTATAAGCAGCATTATTAAACGTGATAAAGATTTTTATGGTTTGTATTGGTCTGCTGATGCTCACACTCATAAATTAGTAATACCCAAAAAATTACTTTTTGCTATTCCGCTCCCTTTTCTTGTTGTTTTTTTGGCTTGGCGTGTTGTGAATGGCTCTTGGTCATCTAATGAAGTGCAAGAACCGTTATCAGTTAATCATGTTCAACAAAATTCAAATTCACAAAATTCACAACCTACAAAAACCGATTTTGTTTTACCTGATATTAAGCCCCATTCATTGCTTTCTGCCGATACTCCTATTGGCCAGCTGTGTGATGAACTGATTTATGCAGGGTTTGAATTAAAAAAAGATAAATATGGCCGTTATAGTTCAGTTCATTTTTTTTCGTGTGAGCTACCGTACGATGAAAAAGAATCTAAAAATGACGATGAATTTATAAAACCTTCGTTAATTGTTGATGGCCACTATCTAAACCACTTAGGTTTTGATTTTCAATTCCTAAACCGTATGCCAATACTCACCTATAACGGCACTCAGTATATTTTCCCAAGATACTAA
- the pyrF gene encoding orotidine-5'-phosphate decarboxylase yields the protein MMSCQTPIVVALDFEKKADALNLVSQLDPSLCRLKVGKEMFTHFGPQFVSDLQSRKFDVFLDLKFHDIPNTVAKAVTAAADLGVWMVNVHASGGSKMMTAAGEALTRFGTDKPLLIAVTILTSMEQSDLTELGINHSIAEQVMRLAKLTQQSGLDGVVCSAHEAVQLKQLLGTEFNLITPGIRPASSSQDDQKRIMTPSQALTAGVDYMVIGRPITKAANPLVALNAIVAELAANKQ from the coding sequence ATCATGTCTTGTCAGACGCCTATCGTAGTCGCTTTAGACTTTGAAAAAAAAGCCGATGCACTTAATTTAGTGAGTCAATTAGATCCAAGTTTATGTCGATTAAAAGTGGGCAAAGAAATGTTTACCCATTTTGGGCCGCAGTTTGTTAGCGACTTACAATCACGTAAATTCGATGTATTTTTAGATTTAAAGTTTCACGATATTCCTAATACGGTCGCTAAAGCCGTGACTGCAGCAGCAGATTTAGGCGTTTGGATGGTTAATGTCCATGCCAGTGGTGGCAGTAAAATGATGACAGCTGCAGGTGAAGCTTTAACCCGTTTTGGTACTGATAAGCCGCTTTTAATAGCCGTGACTATTCTAACCAGTATGGAGCAAAGTGATCTTACAGAGCTAGGTATTAATCATAGTATTGCCGAGCAAGTAATGCGGTTAGCGAAACTTACTCAACAATCTGGCTTAGATGGGGTAGTTTGTTCAGCCCACGAAGCGGTGCAATTAAAACAATTGCTAGGTACAGAGTTTAATTTAATTACCCCAGGTATTAGGCCCGCTAGCAGCAGCCAAGATGACCAAAAGCGTATAATGACACCAAGTCAGGCCTTAACAGCAGGGGTAGATTATATGGTAATAGGCCGGCCTATTACTAAAGCAGCTAATCCATTAGTTGCCCTTAATGCTATTGTTGCTGAGTTAGCTGCTAACAAACAATAA
- a CDS encoding N-acetylglucosaminyl transferase, giving the protein MQELLFLLLPVAAAYGWFMGRNSTKHKELKGRASITRNLSSGLNFLLTDQEDKAIEQLLELLDIEAATIETYLALATLFRRKGDWDKAIRIHEKLHHLKLPKPQAQQIQFELAKDYFSAGLYDRAENLLVSLVKSPKLAELALRQLFSIFIATQEWHKAELYSQAVAATSANTLHITMANMLVEAAQVNKTATPTTLSSIAKQYPQAIRPKYELGLVALDKADLKLAKSAFLHIVQLKPQWSAELLPLLLQCPFEQDEWYQLLSGLANKQHNITAIAMLSDWLAEQGTATVAEQLLLDQVKQQPSIRLFQKLLQVRQQQSSLAFEYLSSIEGLVQAYLDKKVLFSCRNCGFKTRKQYWLCPSCQQWETVEPISGIDGR; this is encoded by the coding sequence ATGCAAGAACTGCTATTTTTGTTATTACCGGTAGCCGCCGCTTATGGCTGGTTTATGGGCAGAAACAGCACTAAACATAAAGAATTAAAGGGTAGAGCCAGTATTACCCGCAATCTATCATCTGGCCTTAATTTTTTACTAACCGATCAAGAAGATAAAGCGATAGAGCAATTATTAGAATTGCTAGATATCGAAGCCGCTACTATAGAAACCTATTTAGCCTTAGCGACCTTATTTCGTCGTAAAGGCGATTGGGATAAAGCTATTCGTATCCACGAGAAGCTGCACCATTTAAAATTACCTAAGCCACAAGCACAACAAATTCAATTTGAATTAGCTAAAGATTACTTCTCAGCTGGTTTATATGATCGCGCAGAAAACTTATTAGTTAGCTTAGTTAAATCACCTAAATTAGCCGAGCTAGCACTCAGACAGTTATTTAGCATCTTTATAGCAACCCAAGAGTGGCATAAAGCAGAACTCTATAGTCAAGCCGTAGCCGCAACCAGTGCTAATACCTTACATATTACTATGGCTAATATGCTAGTTGAGGCTGCACAAGTTAATAAAACAGCTACCCCAACTACCCTAAGTAGTATTGCTAAACAGTATCCACAAGCTATAAGACCTAAATATGAATTAGGTTTAGTCGCTTTAGATAAGGCAGACTTGAAGCTGGCAAAATCGGCATTTTTACATATTGTTCAGCTTAAGCCACAGTGGAGCGCAGAGTTACTGCCACTGCTATTACAATGTCCATTCGAGCAAGATGAATGGTATCAATTGCTAAGTGGCTTAGCTAATAAACAACACAATATAACAGCGATAGCCATGTTAAGCGATTGGTTAGCCGAGCAAGGTACAGCAACAGTAGCCGAGCAATTACTACTAGACCAAGTAAAGCAACAGCCCAGCATTCGTTTATTCCAAAAGCTATTACAAGTACGGCAACAGCAGTCAAGCTTAGCATTTGAATATTTATCTTCAATTGAAGGCTTAGTTCAGGCTTATTTAGATAAAAAAGTTTTATTTAGTTGTCGTAACTGTGGTTTTAAAACCCGTAAACAATATTGGTTATGTCCATCTTGCCAGCAATGGGAAACCGTTGAGCCAATTAGTGGTATTGATGGTCGTTAA
- a CDS encoding DUF1049 domain-containing protein has translation MRRILFILFILSLIFLGIMFGSINQQLTELNLLIVSMPLRVVDIALIFLLLGIVLGMLIAMLFSLQRKAKGLLKKSTDNA, from the coding sequence TTGCGCAGAATACTTTTTATACTTTTTATTTTATCCCTAATTTTCCTCGGGATAATGTTTGGCTCAATTAATCAACAACTTACTGAACTTAACTTACTTATAGTCAGTATGCCTCTTCGTGTTGTTGATATAGCGCTAATATTCTTACTATTAGGCATTGTGCTTGGGATGCTTATCGCTATGTTGTTTAGTTTACAACGTAAAGCTAAAGGCTTGCTAAAAAAGTCGACGGATAACGCCTAA
- the ihfB gene encoding integration host factor subunit beta: protein MTKSELIEKLATDFPHIQVKDVEASVKEILEQMAQSLSSNERIEIRGFGSFSLHYRAPRVGRNPKTGEKVELDGKYVPHFKPGKELRDRVINNI, encoded by the coding sequence ATGACCAAGTCTGAATTAATTGAAAAATTAGCTACTGATTTCCCCCATATTCAGGTCAAAGATGTTGAGGCCTCAGTTAAAGAAATTCTAGAGCAAATGGCACAATCGTTATCTAGTAACGAGCGTATTGAAATTCGTGGTTTTGGTAGCTTTTCGTTACACTATCGTGCACCACGTGTTGGACGTAATCCTAAAACCGGTGAAAAAGTAGAATTAGACGGTAAATACGTACCACACTTTAAACCAGGAAAAGAATTACGTGACAGAGTAATAAATAACATCTGA